TGTCcttctttcaatttaaatataggagacaattttatttactgattaGAATATTAAAACAGGCCATAGAAAGCACTGGAGCATCAGAagagattttcttcttgtttagtTGCGATGCAAATACAGAGGGATAGAAAATTTTGACACTGTTCTAAGACTCCCCAGGAGAGATTCCACAAAAACATAAAGGAGAGCTGCAAGAAATCCAGACAGTCAATTAGTGAAACACTCTGATATGGACATGTGTCCTGTAAATAGTACAATGGCAACTGTAAAAAATTCTACAAACAGTCACCGTATATCAAGTTTTTCATTACTGTCTGAAGTATTTTCAGCTATGCTTACAAATAATGAACTTCAAGTTAACAATCAATCTTCAAGTAGACTCAGGcttcttcatatatatatatatttaattttaatgaacaaaaataagaaaagaactctggaaaagaaaatgctcaaaAAGTCTTCAATGTGATTAAGCAGCTGTATCctttatgaaaatgaataaacagcTGAAGTTGTAACGACAGTTACACAAATATGtgaccttttaaaatcaaatataagtaaaataataacTGAAGATCCTTGAAAACTTACTAATGTATTTTCTCCAGTGGAGCTGTTCCAGAGTCTCATCCGATCATCCGTACCAATGGTCAACAGATGAAGCCCATCACTCATATAGCATAAACCATTAACTCTCCCATTGTGAGCTGTATTTGCTGTCAGGAAAAAGAGCTGGTTCAGATTTCTACAGaggaatttcttttttgtataGGCATTTAAAGGTATGGTACTTGAAGTACTGTTTAAATGGTAATGTATaagtaaattaataatttaactaTTGGTTTATAAAAGCATGACTCTCTCCATGGTcacttaatttaaaagaaaaacaataataaacagCTGGTATATACAACAGTTCATTGCACATATTGCTTATAGCTTAATAGAAATGCATTCCATTGATTTCACCTGGCAAAACTGCACATTCTTAAGTAGGATAAAGTGCTAAAATCCAGCTCCATTCTATCACAGCACAACTATGGTGCCCACAAATTAACTCACTGAGAAATAGAATAGGTATCTCTGTCTGCATTATACTGCAGTACACGATTCAGATATACCTCATCGgataagaagaataaaagaagtaTTATCTGTTTTCCAACAATATTAATCACTGTGAATTATGCTACAAAAATTCCTTCATTCAGAACCACAATATACAGTCAGTTTCTACTTTGTGATTTAATACCACTTACTATGTATTTTTACCTCAGAGCAGAGACTGTTCAAGTAATTTTTTGGCTTTCCAAAATTAAGTATCTTTGGTCTAAAGTTGATCTAGAGTTAAATTTATGAACTATAATCTACAGTACTGAATCTTTCCCTTTaatttagtttgctttttaGGCATAGGAATGTGACCAAATacaaacacatgcaaataaGTTGATGTTGTAAGCTAATAAGAACTGATACTAGGCACCATTAATGTGTGatgtactgaaaaaaagtttgatttaaTTTTACAGGAAGCTAAATGATACTACCATAAATCTAAACTCTGTTATATACCCTATAGGATATAATTAAGTAACATAATTGATTTTATAGCACCTTGTCTGAGACAAAATATTCTAGTGGCTTGCACTGGAATCAAGATtaatttaaataggaaaaggaatgttctttttgtgggttttatttgttttgtcttgcttttaaGAGAGGGTAATTAACTACTGGAACAGCTCATAAGGTATGAAGTGATTGTTGATTTTATGAAACCTAATCTACATCAGCAATGAATTCTTCTGCTCATAAAATGGATGGCAAATTTTCCCgttttaagggaaaaaacattTAGAACAGACACAATCCTGTTGTCAAGGAGATGTCTCTAAACAATATCCCCAACCACAAACACAGTCTCTGTAACAGACGTACCTGAAAAAATTCAATGGAATGTGTTATGCAGTAGGTAACAGCTGGGTTATCATTACTGTCCTTGCTGGCCTTAGTATTCCATACTTACGAAATATAAGAAAGCTAGTTACATATGGATTACTACCAGTTATGGTCTGTTTTACCTGCCTCAGAAGATGCTTTGGTCTTTTCTCCATTGTGCTGATCAAGCGTAGTTAGACATCCAGATGCTCTCCTCACATCCCATAATTTTACTTTACTGTCAGcactaagaaaaacaaatttcactgATGTATGCATtagggaaaatgttttcaccCAGGTCGATATCTGACTTTACCCAACCCACCTGGCACTCACCCTGGTCCAACAACTACTCTGAACTACGCATCATGCAGTCACATTTAAGCCAATAGAATTTAATGAAGAGATTTTAAGACAGACTTCAGACTTCTGTTTAtatgaattaataaatacagCTGGTACCCTTTAGGCACCTAAGTTGAGTGAAATGGTTGCCTGGGAACTCAGGCAACTGCTTTTGCTATTGCAGCAGTATAGTGTCACTGGTACACAAGCTGGCTACCTACATGTAGGCTGGCTAAGAAGTCACATGCTCAGTTGTCATACAGCACAATGACTGAAAAAACAGTGTGACAGCTGGCTTCTGTAAGaatgtactgggtctgtctACATTGTCATACTGGCACAAGGAGGGAAAGACCAAGTTTAACTGTATCTTTACCAGCAACAAAACCTACCCTAACTATTGCATAGGTTTCTGTACAGATTCAGACAGCTACACTGCAGGCAGTGCACTTTGGCACCTCGATTTGAGCACTCCACTAGTGTGCTTTATGTGTACCACAAGATTCCAAATACGTGAGAAAAATTCATAGAAAAGGCCATTTTCTATGCACTAAGTGCATGTGTTTACCAAAATGATTGGTACAGTTCCCCTCAAATTAACCATCCTCTTCGattaaaacaaccaaaaacatAGGTCACTTTTCACTCCAGTTAAACAAAGACAGTATAACCAAGCTGCTTCTTAGATAAGCCATCTTCTACCTGAAGTAAAACACGCCTTTTCCTGTTCATTCCCCAGTTAGATCTGCACAAAGTGAAAACACATATGGTAGACATATACTGActgaccaaaacaaaaacaaccacctATAAGATTATTCCACATCTGTTCTACACCCAACAAAGCTAATGTTtagtttttttaatgtaaaagcaAGCTCTTCTGTGCTCCCCTCTACTACAGGCCGGTTCTGTTTACTTCCAAGAGGTATTCAAGCTAACACATTACTCTGCTACAAACAGATATTGTAGGACCATAAATAGAGGCCATTGAGGTTTGAGCTTATCATAAAGTGAGCAACCAGTTGCAGGTAGTTCACTGAAATATTCTTGACAACGGCATATAAGGAGATTCCTTATTACAAAAGCCTGTCATCCAGTTTTGATGATACAGTGTCTATTGGCTAATCTTTTCAAGCCATTtctaatgagaaagaaagagcttATCATCTCTATTGCCTGAAACTGAAgagaatggaaaacatttagaaaaaaagattaaaaaaaaaaaaaaaagtagtactGGTCAGTTTCTCCTTTCTATATTCATTACTTCAGTGTTGACAAGTCTTATCCATATTTGTCTTGGCAGGCAGAAAGACTGCATTATGTTATTAGGAAATACTAGTCCAAACAAGTAGTAAAGTCCAATCAGTAGTAAATCAAGAAATGAAGCCAGGAGAAACATATTTAACATGCAATTACCATAACGCAACATAACAAGATAGGTAGATTTTATAGTTCCATGACTCTGAAGCAAAATGCTTAAGGAGATGtcaacaaataaatatttaataaatatcaAAAATTGCTACTATTTGCGTGATGGAAAGACAAGGCaacagtttttcatttgctaAAACAAAATCACACTGTTAAAAAAGTTCCCAACTCTTCTGAGCCTTCTAAAAGCACAGCAGCCCAAACCAAGGGCATGTAATCCTGTCATTGAAATGAATTGTACAGACTTGAATTCTGTAATTGAATTATTCAAATTTCACTctcagcttaaaaaaacaaaaacaaaatcagccaTTTCTCTCTATAATTCGAAAGAAAAAACTTGCCATTCAAAAAACTGAGTAATGCCATAAAAATCATATCTAACCATTTCAAAAGCTATAGGAAAGCCAAGAATATCTTTTACATTGAAAATTactacagtgaaaaaaatggcCTGAGATTATCAACATACAATTCATACTGACTGAATTACTGAAGCTGGGAATAATTTTAGCTAACCTACCTGTGCTATTTGACATAACTGACCATGATTAACCAGGATGGTACTGAGAGTTAAGTATGTGTTactttgttaaaaaacagattagCAACATGCATACCATTAAACAGTTTGAAGTGAGCATCTCTATATTGCTATATAATTTGCCTGTAACTCTAAACGCTACTactattttcaaaattcagcaCAATCTTCCTATAAAGTAAGCATAACTTGGATAGCTCTTCAGGCTGCTTTTTTGGGGTAAGATCTAcgaaaatgaaaataagttaaagtgaaaaatgaagacTAACTTTCTAAGTGCATTTGAATTGTAAAGTACATTCACAATGAATACATCAAATTTTGCCATTAGACATTTTTATTGTATATAACAGTAGAGCAGCATCTCTACCTTGCTGTTGCCAAAATATATTCATGACGTGGGGACCAAGACACTGCCAGTACTTCTTGCCTGTGACCTacaaacagtaagaaaaagctTATATTATAttctaggaaaatatttatatttatacacactattttacataaatgactaaaaataaaccaaatgatTAAGTCTATAAAACAGACCAATCCAGAACAATAATCTAAATTGCCTAAATTGTAACATATATTTGGATTTTGTGAAAACAATTTTGAGCTAGAGATTActcccctttcctcttcctcacatGGGACTGCAATAAGCTAAACATGAGGCATAGAGTATTATAGATGTATAAGTTTTGATAACAAAGATGGTTTTATATGtgcaaaatacaatattttgcaCTGTTGTTGAGACTACTTTAAATATCATTATTAAATTTTAGCACTGATGTTCTCAAATGCAGAAGAAACATTACTACCGTTTTTCAGCAAgtctttacaaaatatttaacaaaaaatatatacttatgCTATAAAGCTTTATTCAGCTTACCCTTAAACATTCTGCTCTTGAATTTGGGGTAACCCTTATTATGTTCTAGAAATTAAGATAAATGTTCTCTTAGTGGTAACATACCCAGTGCAGCTTAGCGgcaagaaatatatatgtaaactTCACAAGTTAGAAAGTTTCAAAAACATCTAACAAATACAGACAATAGGAAGTCTGGGTCAACCTAAATGCAAAGACTGTAACTAAACTTCACATAATAATATAAACACactcctgaaaaataaagtcataaaaatacattcttgCTATGCAGTTTAGAGCTATGTGAACCACCTTGATTCTGGTGCATTAGTTGGCTTTCCTTTACGTGACCATATGTGTAAGTTCTCATCCCTTAAAAAGTAAACACTAGGAAAATACCGGATTTTAGAAGTTGTgaatattatttgctttttactACAACCTCCTAAATATACTGGGAAATTCTTATAAAACACCTACATACCTGCTATTAGACAGTGCTTTGTAGCAAAGTAACACTAGACAATAAGGGCAAATTCTTATTAAGTGCAAAAAGTAATACATTACATAATAAGAAAAACCTATGGCTTAATAAATTAGATAAATACGAGGCATTAGGATGTTATTCTTCTAGGCTAAGTAGTATCTTAATTTTTATCGATACcagtaaaaaaatatgcaagcaTCTCTACAGgatattttgttaaaaacagtgacttttttgttctttaaaacagaaacacccCAAAAAACAGCATACCCCATATTGAATTTATGTGAATACAAAAACAATACTATTAATTAGTAATCACTATTGATTAGATCATGAAAGTGTCCCAGCATTCATAATAACTATTCATTAATTAATATCTGTATTCTCCAATTCATTACCACTAGACTAACACCCAGAAGAATCTTTTTCACTGTGCAACTTTCCCAACTGGCACTAAATACATTAGTCATGTTACTTACAAAGAATACATTGTATACAATGTTTCTTTATAGGGCCTAGTTTACTCAAAGTAGTTATTGTTTAACATTTATGTTTCAGACTAAAAGTACCCTGCAGAATGTGAGAACAGGATCCAGACTTCAAGTCACAGAGCTGTACTTTGGGGCTTTTGGTACCAACTGtaaacaagagaaacaaaagacagctgaaaaaataccgtaattggaaagaaaaacaacaatctTAGCAGTAACaaagaagtagaagaaaatTTTAGCTGCTTAACTGTTCATTTAATGAGAGTAACAAACTCtgtaacatttacatttttagtgCAAGTAAATTTACTATCTAACAAGTACTGTTTAGTTGGACCCAATATGAAGCCAACCACTTAAATGACTTATTCTGTTAGGTTTAAATAATCTTTATAAGCTACTTATGTACTTAAAGGTAACTTAGTTGTAACTAGGAATTTTCATCTAGAAGGTGAATGGAATAATGtattatttcagaagaacaaatgaGAATTCTCATCAACACCATTCAAccaactgaaatgttttcttcaacaATGTCTTTTTTATGAAGACTGAAACTATGTAAGAAtgtcaggaggagaaaaagttCCAAATATTACTTGCTTTTTACTATAACCTCCTAAATATAGGgaatttctggaaaaaacacTTACATACCTGCTACTAAACAGTGCTTTGTAGCAACTGGAGACATATGATGGCTATAGACTGTTCCCTCAAAGTGAAATACATCTGCAGgctgataataaaaatattaaaataatcagaCTGTAAATACGTTATCAGAATGTAAATCCTCacaattaagtattttttgagTCACAGCTACAAATGAGGCTAATACAAATACTACTATTTGCACACTAACAATAACTCCCCTAGTTAGAAATCCAATCATGTAAACATTGCGAAGTAAGAAAGTTTGCTTTCAACGCTAGACAACTAtgccagagctgggaggagacccAGAAGAAAGTCCAAGGAAACTGGCTGATCAGAAACATGAATTCAGAGGATTTATGGATTatcataaattaaaagtaagcaaagaaaaaaagagcaaaaaagaaagctgcaatATGGAGAAAAAGTTAACAAGAAAGAGGTACTCAGCCTAGATCTAAAAGCCCCTTGTCAATGCACAAGCCTCGCATGCTAAATTACATTCCtagaaataatttgtatttataaaaacaacaacacacaattAGCCACTTTCTCgatgttaaaaattaatgaaatattatatTGGCTTTCATAATCAGTACAATGAATTTCAGGTATCATTGCTTTTGTTGTCTAAGTCTGTATAGAAAAAAACTAATATTCACACTAAGTTGTTTGTGTTTAGTGGAAGAACAGGTCAATCAATTAGCTTCATGTGAACATTGTGTCTTGTAAGTGATGCTCACAAAACCACCTACCTGGAAAATGAACTGACCTCTGCATTTAGGAGGAGATTTAGTGACTGCAAACATATCTTCGcacctcacaaaaaaaaagtctgtc
The genomic region above belongs to Oxyura jamaicensis isolate SHBP4307 breed ruddy duck chromosome Z, BPBGC_Ojam_1.0, whole genome shotgun sequence and contains:
- the ERCC8 gene encoding DNA excision repair protein ERCC-8 isoform X3; this encodes MFTSSSFDKTLKIWDTNTLQPADVFHFEGTVYSHHMSPVATKHCLVAVGTKSPKVQLCDLKSGSCSHILQGHRQEVLAVSWSPRHEYILATASADSKVKLWDVRRASGCLTTLDQHNGEKTKASSEAANTAHNGRVNGLCYMSDGLHLLTIGTDDRMRLWNSSTGENTLVNYGKVRNESRKGLKFAISCGCSPEFAFVPCGSTISVYTVFSGELITMLRGHYNTVDCCVFQPNFQELYSGGKDCNILAWIPALREPVPDDVSDKCLPQQHLNPAYEDAWSSSDDEG
- the ERCC8 gene encoding DNA excision repair protein ERCC-8 isoform X4 translates to MKLADVFHFEGTVYSHHMSPVATKHCLVAVGTKSPKVQLCDLKSGSCSHILQGHRQEVLAVSWSPRHEYILATASADSKVKLWDVRRASGCLTTLDQHNGEKTKASSEAANTAHNGRVNGLCYMSDGLHLLTIGTDDRMRLWNSSTGENTLVNYGKVRNESRKGLKFAISCGCSPEFAFVPCGSTISVYTVFSGELITMLRGHYNTVDCCVFQPNFQELYSGGKDCNILAWIPALREPVPDDVSDKCLPQQHLNPAYEDAWSSSDDEG